GTTGCGATTCCGCTTCCTGTGATCGGGACGAGGCTGATTGACCAGTTGCAACACCACCGGCCGCAACACGACTGGATTGAACCGTTTCGTTGCGAATTCGCGACTCAACTTTCTTTTGGGTCAATGCGACCTGTCGCTCAAGACGTTGAATCCTGATTTCCAAGACCGCCGCTCGGGCATCCAATCGGGCCGCCGCCGCTTCGCTTCGGGTCTGCTCTAGCTCGAGTTGAAGTTCGCGCAAGTGATCAAGATCGGACAAATTGCGATCGGGTCGGCTAGATTCCCGATCCAAATCATCATGTTCTTCCGTCGAATCTTCCGCAGACAATGACATTTCGAACGCGCCAGCCTTCCTTTGGGAGGGAGCAGTCTACGATTGAATTTTCGGTGGCGGAAGTCGCCGGGAGATTGATTGGCACCGGCGAGTTGCCGAAAACCTCGGCGGCTTCCGCCTTCATACCTCCGCAGGCCAACATACCCCGCACTATCGCCGCTCAATCGCGATCGATACAGTACCACAGACGGGGTCCAAGCACAAAACGTGAGTGATTTTTGAGTTCTATTGACGACTCAAAATTCAGACTCGTATACTCCTTGGCTCGACTGAATGCGCAACCATCGCAGCCAAATACGCACGAAGAACTTATGAATACCCGCCAGGAAGAGCTGGAAACCAACATTGTCGCCGACCAGCTCGCAATTTTTTACAAGAAGATCGAGCCCTATTCGAAGCTGATCGCTGCCGCGGTGGTTGCCGTCGTCGTTGCTATGCTGGCGTATGGTTTCTACAGCAGCAGCCAGACGGCGACACGCAGTGACGCGACATTCCAGTTGCTAATGAATAACCCCGAAGTCGCGTCACGTTACCCCGACACGACCGCGGCGGCATGGTCACAGCTGTTCCAAGCCAATCAAAATTTGGCTCAAGGTATTAGTTCTCTGTATCGCGACAAAGCGGAAGCCGAAACGCTTCTGGCCCAGGCAAAAGACGAGTTCATCAACGCCCGTGTTTCGTCGGACGACGAAATTTTGATCTCGCGAGCCAACTATGGGTTGGCACTCGCCCACGAGGCACTTGGTGAAGTCGACGACGCGATGAAAGCGTACGAAGCGGTCGTTTCGGCAAACGAGTCCGAAGAAATGGTCGAAGTCGCAGAGCAGCGAATCGCAACGCTTAAAAGCTCGACCGCAGGTACCTTCCTGACTTGGTTCAATGAACAGGATTTCGCGCCTGCCGATCCTTCGCTACCACCGGAACTGCCCGGATCGACTACGTTGCCTGATCTACCCGACTTGGAACTTCCCGATCTCGACCTCGACAGTGAGCTAAGCAGCGAGTTCGACGCATTACGAGGGGAAGCTTCAGACGCCGAAATGACCGGTGGCATTGAATTACCCGAAGAGCCCACTGCCGAAGAAAAAGGCGACGCCGAATCGACACCAGCCGAAACGTCTTCGACCGAACCGAGTGAAACGACGCCCGAAGACGACGCCTCTAGCGAAGCGGCACCCCCGGCCGAGTCGGAATAGTCGGCTGCACTATTAATGTCCAGCGACGAGAGCGAATCGCAATCCAGTTCCGATGAAGCGGAGCTACATGAACCTCCGGTCACACGCGAATTCACCATTCCTGAATCAGCCGCGGGACAGCGGATCGACCTGTTTTTAACCGCCGCCTGCGATGGCTACAGTCGTAGTCAGATACGGCAGGCGGTTCAAAACGATCAGGCGGAAGTTGATGGCCGTGTCATACGGCCGAGTTTTCGTGTTCGGGTGGGACAACAGGTTCGCTTCCAGCTACCCGAAGAGTTCTCCGATGAAGTGATCCCGGAGAACATTCCTCTCGACTTGCTCTACGAAGACGATGGCTTCGTCGTTGTTAACAAGCCACCCGGAATGGTCGTTCATCCGGCCCGCGGGAACTGGAAAGGCACTTTAACGAGCGCGCTCGCCTATCGATTTCAATCGCTTTCCGATGTTGGCGGACCGACGCGCCCGGGAATTGTTCACCGCCTGGATCGCGACACAAGCGGCGTGATCGTGGTGGCCAAAACCAATGCCGTCCACATGGCCCTGGCCGAACAATGGCACGATCGTTTGGTCGAAAAGGAATACCTGGCAATCACCGTCGGCCGGATCGACCGTGATCGCGATGTCATCGATGCCCCGATCGGACGCCACCCCTACCAACGGGATAAAATGGCGATCCGCGAAAACCACTCGACTTCTAAACCTGCGAGCACTTTTTTTGAGGTCGAAGATCGTATCAGTCGCTTTTCGATCGTCCGAGCGTTCCCTAAGACGGGGCGGACACATCAAATCCGTGTGCATCTTGCACATCTCGGTTGCCCGATCCTCTGCGATCGCCTTTACGCCGGGCATGCGGTCGCCGACGAAGCTTGGCTGGAAGGCAAAGGCAGTGTCGAGGGAAGCCCAGTTGTCTTGACCCGCCAGGCACTTCATGCGCGCCGCCTAAAGCTTCGCCACCCCCAATCCGGTGCGTGGATGACCTTCGAAGCCCCCGTGCCAGACGATTTAGATTCAACAATAAAAACGATCCGTAAGGCATCGCAATCGCGGTGACGGATGACGAGCGGCTACAATAGAACTCGTTGCACCCGATGCGACGTGAGAACCATTTTTCACGACCCACCCACACGTGCCTATGTCGTCCGCAGCCAGCGATTCAAAAACGGAAGTCGGAAGCTATTTCATCTCGAACTACCCTCCCTACAGTCAATGGAAGAAGGGCTCACTTGATGAGGTTCAATCCGCGCTTCACAACCCGCCGCTCGAGTCAACTCCGCTGGGGCTGTACCTGCATATCCCATTTTGCCGGAAGCGATGCAAATTTTGCTACTTCAAGGTCTTTACCGATGTGAAAGCCCCCGAGGTTCAACGTTATGTCGACGCGCTGTGCAATGAAATTTCAATGGTCAGCCAATGTGAAATCATGGGCGACCGTCCGTTTCGATTCGTTTATTTTGGCGGCGGAACTCCCAGTTTCCTGTCACCTAAACAGCTAACCAAGCTGGCAAATCGCCTGCGCGAACACATTACCTGGGATGGCGCCGAAGAGGTGACGTTCGAGTGTGAACCGGGCACCTTGAGCGAAACAAAGGTTAAGACCCTCCGTGAAGAAATGGGCGTGACTCGGTTGAGTCTAGGCGTTGAAAATTTCTCTGACAAAGTACTCGAAGAGAACGGCCGAGCTCACCTATCCAAGCAAGTCTTCCGCGCTTGGGAATGGATCGCCGAAGCGGAATTCCCGAACGTCAACATCGATTTGATCGCTGGAATGGTTGGCGAAACTTGGGACAACTGGAAAGACAACATCCGCCAAGCGATCGAGATGTCGCCGGAAAGCGTTACGATCTACCAGATGGAGTTGCCCTTCAACACCGTCTACAGCAAAGACATGCTGGACAAGTCAAGTGAAAGCCCCGTCGCCGATTGGGCCACCAAACGCGCTTGGGTCGATTACGCTTTCAGCGAATTCATCGACGCCGGCTACAGTGTCAGCAGTGCTTACACGGTCGTCAAAGATCCCAGCAAAGTCAACTTCTCATATCGCGATAACCTTTGGCTAGGTGCAGACCTGTTGGCCACCGGGATTGCGAGTTTCGGGCATGCCAATGGCGTTCACTACCAGAACGTCGCGGATCTGGAACAGTACCTTTCGACCATCGAATCGGGGACCATGCCTCTCGGTCGTGGATTCGTCCCGACGGATCACCAACGATTGATTCGTTCGATGATCTTGCTACTCAAAAAAGGCTACCTCGATCGGAGCTACTTCCAACAAAAGTACGGTGTCGATATCGTCGGTCAGTGGCAATCCGAATGGGACAAGTACGTCGAAGATGGCTGGGCGACGATCAATGAGGATCGCATCGAATTGACTCGCTATGGGCTACTTCGCGTCGATGCGATGTTGCCCTCCTTCTTTGAACCAGAACATCAGAATGTCCGATACACGTAGCCCCGATTCCTTCACCTTCGCGATGGGGGAATTCGATGCCACGTTTCCGCTGGATCGATCCTACGCAAAGAACCATATGTGGGCCCAGCGACGGGACGGTTCGGTGTGGCGTTTCGGCTTGTCGGCCTATGCCGTTCGTTTGTTACAAGATGTGTACTTCCTCGATTGGGAAGTCGATCTCAATGCCCCGATCGCCCATCGCCAAATGATCGGGGCGATCGAAAGCAAAAAAGCCGAAAGCGATCTATACTCGCCGATCGCCGGATCATTGATCGCGATCAACCAAGCCGTGCTTAGCGATCCTGCGCTGATCAATGCGGATACGTACGAAAGCGGTTGGTTAATTGAGATACGATCCGACGATGTCGTTCTAGAGGACGCGCTACCAACTGGTTTACTAACCACGGATGAGTATAAAACCCATCTCGAAGGAGCCTGGGTAATCGCCCAACGCACCATCAAGGGACAGGCGAACAATTAGGCGAACTTGTCGCCCACGGTCATCGCGTCAATACTATTGCGATTGTCTTTATCCGCCATCGCCCCATTGGCGATTCGTGACGATCGATGACACAGCACTCCTCTTCCACACTGACGCGAGCGACACCGACACAGTTCTTGGTCGGCGTCGGACCATCACGTGCCGATCGGCTTGCAAGGATTGGCTTGCGCACTGCCGGGGACTTGTTGTTTTGCTTCCCTCGTGACTATGAATTCCCCGCTCCGCCGGAACGAATTGACCGGATCCGCGAAGGCGAGCCGGTTTCGTTGGTCGGCACCATTACCGATGCCGAGCTGATTTCGCGAAGCCCGGGAAAGAGTGTCTTCGGGGCAATCGTCGAAAACGAAACAGGGGCGGTTCGTTTACTGTTTTTCAATCAACCGTTTCGTGCCGAACAACTAACGATTGATCGACGCGTCATGATCAGTGGCGAAGCAAAACTCAACGGGCTCCGCTTCGAATTTGTCCATCCGAAGGTCACCTACCTGGATGACGACCAAACGATGACGACGCCCCAAATCCTTCCCGTGTATCCGCTTACCGAAGGAGTCAAACAGCTTGAAATGCGGCGGATCGTCGGCGGCATTGTCGATGAACTGGCCTCGCAGTTGAACGAGGTCTTGCCAGAATCGCTGCGAGATCGTGCGACCGATGCTCTGCGAAATTCGGGAATCAATTTACGTCAACCGCTACCGGACATCACAACCGCGATGCGTCAAATCCATTCGCCGGACGATCGTGACCAGCTCCGCGGTGCGCGAACCCGACTGGCGTTTCAGGAATTGCTGGTCATGCAGTTGGCGCTGGCAATTCGTCGCCGACGGCTGACGACCGATCTCCGCTCCTCCGCAATGCCAGTCGATCCGATGCTCGACGCACGCATCACCAATCGATTCCCGTTTAAGCTAACCGACGATCAGGTCGCAGCGATCCGTCAAATCAGCATCGACATGTCGCGGCAATTCCCCATGAACCGTCTTCTCCAGGGCGATGTCGGTAGCGGCAAAACTGTCGTCGCAATCTATGCAATGATGCTCGCCGTCGGCCACGGCAATCAAGCGGTGCTGATGGCGCCAACGGAAGTGCTCGCCCGGCAACATTATCAAACACTACGACAAATCTTGGACGCCAGTCGCGTGCGGATTGGCCTGCTTTGCGGCAGCCTTTCGGCGGGTGAAAAACGACAAACTCTCGCCGACACCGCTTCCGGTAATCTCGATTTGCTCGTCGGAACCCAAGCTCTACTGCACGGTTTGGAATTCAAACGCTTAGGACTCTGTGTGATCGATGAACAGCATAAGTTTGGGGTCGGTCAGCGAGTCCGGCTTCGTGGCGGTGGCGTCGATCCGCACTACTTAGTGATGAGTGCGACGCCGATCCCGCGTTCAGTCGCGATGACGATCTTCGGCGATACGGACCTGACGACAATCAAAGAAAAACCGCCCGGACGCGGTGCGGTGAAAACCTACCTGGGGCGTGACGAATGGCGCAAACGTTGGTGGGATTTCGTGCGAACTCAACTAAAGGAAGGCAGACAAGCATTCGTCGTCGCGCCGCGTGTCACCGCTTCGAAGGAACCTTCTTCGGCCGAAGATGCTTCGTCCGAAGATATTTCTTCTGTCGAATCGATCTATCAACAGCTCCGGGCCGACCAGTTCAGTGAATTCACTGTCGGCCTGCTGCACGGACGACTTTCTCCTGACGAAAAACAATCCCTCATGCAACAGTTCGCGGAGGGTGAAATCGACGTCCTCGTCACGACGACGGTCATCGAAGTTGGAATCGATGTTCCCAATGCAACCGTGATGACCATCATGGGTGCCGAACGCTTCGGTTTGGCACAACTGCACCAGCTTCGCGGACGGGTCTCACGAGGTAGCCATACCGGACACGTCTGCGTTTTTACCGATGGAAACCAATCCCCAGAAGAATACGAACGCTTGACCGTCTTTGAATCAACCGATGATGGTTTCGAGCTTGCCGAAGCTGACTTCAAAATGCGTGGACCCGGCGACGTTTTTAGCGCCAAACAAAGCGGGATGCCGCCGATGCGGATCGCCAACGTGATCGAAGATCTTGATGTTTTACAAGTCGCCCGTATGATCGCTCAAGAACTGGTGGACGAAGATCCGGAGCTCGACAACCCCGATCTTGAGGGCCTAAAGAAACAGCTCATGAGCCGCTATGGCAGACAGCTCGAACTCGGCGACGTCGCTTGAAACTTGCGATGGGGTATCGCTGGAAGTGATCGGTTGAGGCCATTAGGCTGAACTTCACAGTGCATGGGATCTGATGCCGAATTTGGAAGCACCGAATCCCCCCACCGGCAATTTCGGAATTCCGCGGACTTAGATCTCGCAGCACGCTCACTCTAAAACAAACCAAATCAGGACGTGCTCACCATGTCCGTTGGCGATTCAAAAACCAGCCGAATGGGGTTAGCCATGGTCGCTTTGCGTTGACCGAGACGAACTCCCATCGGCTGCTGAATCACACCTGAATTTTTATCGGACCGACGGGTTAGCCTTGAGCGATACGCTCGGCAACGCGATCGAGAAGTTCTTTTGTCTTCTTGATCCCTTCATACTCCGACACTTTACCGCCTTCGTATTCGATCCCGACGTAACCGTGGTAACCGTGGGCCAGGACGATGCCCATCATCTTGAAAAAGTCCGTATGAACTTCGTTGCCCTTTTCGTCAAAGTCATGGGCTTTGGCGCTCACCGCTTTCGCGAACGGCATCAATTCTTCGACGCCTTTGTAGCGATCATACTCTTCCGGGTCTTTTCCGCGACGGATGTAGAAGTTACCGAAGTCGGGAAGCGTTCCACAGTTGTCCATCTCCGTTTTGGCAATCGTCCCGGCCAACCAGGCGCCGTTGCTGCTCAATCCGCCATGATTTTCCACGATGACATTCAAACCGTGTGGCTTGGCATATTCGCTCAGCTTGCGAAGTCCGTCCGACGCAAGCTTCATTTGTTCTTCGTAGCTTCCACGGCTTTGAGCGTTGACGCGGATCGAATGGCAGCCCAAGAACTTAGCGGCGTCGACCCACTTGTGATGGTTCTTGACGGCTTGTTCGCGTTTGTCCGTGTCGGGATCACCGAGAGCCCCTTCACCATCACACATGATTAGCAAACTCTTGACGCCCTGGTCTTCGCAACGTTGCTTCAGTTCGGTCAGATACTTTTCGTCGTGCGCTTTGTCTTTGAAAAACTGATTGACGTACTCAATCGCGTCGATGCCGAATTCTTCTTTAGAGACCCGCGGGAAGTCCAAGTTGGTCAGCCCCTTGCTTTCGTCCCGCAAGGTTCGGTGCAACGACCACTCGGCGAGCGAGATTTTAAAGGGCGGGGTAACCTTGAGGGCATCCGCGGCGAATGAAAACTTGCTGGAAAGTCCGGTCGCCGCCGCAGCGGCTGCACCGTAGGCGAGGAATTGTCGTCGATTGGTCATGGTGAACTATCGATTGAAGAGGGGTGGGGACAGATGTCAATTCGTAGGATCTGAATCGGTAAACGGGCTGGCAAAGTTCGACGATCATGCGACATCGACGCCCAGAAACCAATTGCGTAACCGATTATTCTACTCGAATCGGTAGCCCACTCCGTAGACCGTGTGAATGATTTTTGGGTGTTTCGGGTCACGCTCGATTCGCTTGCGTAATTGGCTGATCGTTTGATCAATCGTCCGGCTGTTGGGAAGATGGTCATCCTCCCACGCCAGCTGAAACAGTTCGCGTCGGGTAATCACCTCCCCCGGTTTTGCGGCAAGCGTTTGCAGAATCAGCACCTCACGTCGTGTCAGTGTCACCGTGTCGTCTTGCCGCCGG
This genomic window from Roseiconus lacunae contains:
- a CDS encoding coproporphyrinogen-III oxidase family protein; protein product: MSSAASDSKTEVGSYFISNYPPYSQWKKGSLDEVQSALHNPPLESTPLGLYLHIPFCRKRCKFCYFKVFTDVKAPEVQRYVDALCNEISMVSQCEIMGDRPFRFVYFGGGTPSFLSPKQLTKLANRLREHITWDGAEEVTFECEPGTLSETKVKTLREEMGVTRLSLGVENFSDKVLEENGRAHLSKQVFRAWEWIAEAEFPNVNIDLIAGMVGETWDNWKDNIRQAIEMSPESVTIYQMELPFNTVYSKDMLDKSSESPVADWATKRAWVDYAFSEFIDAGYSVSSAYTVVKDPSKVNFSYRDNLWLGADLLATGIASFGHANGVHYQNVADLEQYLSTIESGTMPLGRGFVPTDHQRLIRSMILLLKKGYLDRSYFQQKYGVDIVGQWQSEWDKYVEDGWATINEDRIELTRYGLLRVDAMLPSFFEPEHQNVRYT
- a CDS encoding glycine cleavage system protein H; amino-acid sequence: MSDTRSPDSFTFAMGEFDATFPLDRSYAKNHMWAQRRDGSVWRFGLSAYAVRLLQDVYFLDWEVDLNAPIAHRQMIGAIESKKAESDLYSPIAGSLIAINQAVLSDPALINADTYESGWLIEIRSDDVVLEDALPTGLLTTDEYKTHLEGAWVIAQRTIKGQANN
- a CDS encoding YfgM family protein, which gives rise to MNTRQEELETNIVADQLAIFYKKIEPYSKLIAAAVVAVVVAMLAYGFYSSSQTATRSDATFQLLMNNPEVASRYPDTTAAAWSQLFQANQNLAQGISSLYRDKAEAETLLAQAKDEFINARVSSDDEILISRANYGLALAHEALGEVDDAMKAYEAVVSANESEEMVEVAEQRIATLKSSTAGTFLTWFNEQDFAPADPSLPPELPGSTTLPDLPDLELPDLDLDSELSSEFDALRGEASDAEMTGGIELPEEPTAEEKGDAESTPAETSSTEPSETTPEDDASSEAAPPAESE
- a CDS encoding sugar phosphate isomerase/epimerase family protein yields the protein MTNRRQFLAYGAAAAAATGLSSKFSFAADALKVTPPFKISLAEWSLHRTLRDESKGLTNLDFPRVSKEEFGIDAIEYVNQFFKDKAHDEKYLTELKQRCEDQGVKSLLIMCDGEGALGDPDTDKREQAVKNHHKWVDAAKFLGCHSIRVNAQSRGSYEEQMKLASDGLRKLSEYAKPHGLNVIVENHGGLSSNGAWLAGTIAKTEMDNCGTLPDFGNFYIRRGKDPEEYDRYKGVEELMPFAKAVSAKAHDFDEKGNEVHTDFFKMMGIVLAHGYHGYVGIEYEGGKVSEYEGIKKTKELLDRVAERIAQG
- the recG gene encoding ATP-dependent DNA helicase RecG, which gives rise to MTQHSSSTLTRATPTQFLVGVGPSRADRLARIGLRTAGDLLFCFPRDYEFPAPPERIDRIREGEPVSLVGTITDAELISRSPGKSVFGAIVENETGAVRLLFFNQPFRAEQLTIDRRVMISGEAKLNGLRFEFVHPKVTYLDDDQTMTTPQILPVYPLTEGVKQLEMRRIVGGIVDELASQLNEVLPESLRDRATDALRNSGINLRQPLPDITTAMRQIHSPDDRDQLRGARTRLAFQELLVMQLALAIRRRRLTTDLRSSAMPVDPMLDARITNRFPFKLTDDQVAAIRQISIDMSRQFPMNRLLQGDVGSGKTVVAIYAMMLAVGHGNQAVLMAPTEVLARQHYQTLRQILDASRVRIGLLCGSLSAGEKRQTLADTASGNLDLLVGTQALLHGLEFKRLGLCVIDEQHKFGVGQRVRLRGGGVDPHYLVMSATPIPRSVAMTIFGDTDLTTIKEKPPGRGAVKTYLGRDEWRKRWWDFVRTQLKEGRQAFVVAPRVTASKEPSSAEDASSEDISSVESIYQQLRADQFSEFTVGLLHGRLSPDEKQSLMQQFAEGEIDVLVTTTVIEVGIDVPNATVMTIMGAERFGLAQLHQLRGRVSRGSHTGHVCVFTDGNQSPEEYERLTVFESTDDGFELAEADFKMRGPGDVFSAKQSGMPPMRIANVIEDLDVLQVARMIAQELVDEDPELDNPDLEGLKKQLMSRYGRQLELGDVA
- a CDS encoding RluA family pseudouridine synthase, which encodes MSSDESESQSSSDEAELHEPPVTREFTIPESAAGQRIDLFLTAACDGYSRSQIRQAVQNDQAEVDGRVIRPSFRVRVGQQVRFQLPEEFSDEVIPENIPLDLLYEDDGFVVVNKPPGMVVHPARGNWKGTLTSALAYRFQSLSDVGGPTRPGIVHRLDRDTSGVIVVAKTNAVHMALAEQWHDRLVEKEYLAITVGRIDRDRDVIDAPIGRHPYQRDKMAIRENHSTSKPASTFFEVEDRISRFSIVRAFPKTGRTHQIRVHLAHLGCPILCDRLYAGHAVADEAWLEGKGSVEGSPVVLTRQALHARRLKLRHPQSGAWMTFEAPVPDDLDSTIKTIRKASQSR